TTGACCGAACAACCAGACCCTTTCAAGACGGCAATCGCCCGCCTCTACACACGGCCCGCGTCCGGCATTACACCGATCACGCCTGTCGTCATCGCCTGATCCGATGCCGAAAAGCTGGCTCCGCCGCAAACTCGGCCTGATCGCCGGGTCACTCGAAACCTCCCTGTACCGCGTCGTTCAGGTGATCCCCGTGAATATCGTGCGGATCCTGTGCCTGCGCATGATGGGTGCCCGGATCGGCGCCGGCGTGGCGCTCAATCACGGGCTTCAGGTCCGTGTACCCCGTCGCATCGATATGGGTGCCGATATATTCGTCGCCGAGGATGTCATCCTTGACGCGCGCGGCGGGATTACGATCGGCGCACACACCAGCATCAACAGCCGCGTCCAGATCTGGACCGCGCAACATGACTGGCAATCCCCGGATTTTGCCTATGTACAGGCCCCCACTAAGATTGGTTCACACTGCTGGATCAGCGCCGGTGTGATCATCCTGCCGGGGGTGACCATCGGTGAGGGCACGGTGATCGCGGCGGGATCGGTAG
This portion of the Sphingomonas sanguinis genome encodes:
- a CDS encoding acyltransferase encodes the protein MPKSWLRRKLGLIAGSLETSLYRVVQVIPVNIVRILCLRMMGARIGAGVALNHGLQVRVPRRIDMGADIFVAEDVILDARGGITIGAHTSINSRVQIWTAQHDWQSPDFAYVQAPTKIGSHCWISAGVIILPGVTIGEGTVIAAGSVVTKDLEPWILAGGVPARKLRDRPIVRDYRLDAAANKNWFW